In Deinococcus maricopensis DSM 21211, the sequence GGGCGCCGCCCACGCCCGCATGCGCGAACGCCTCACCCACAGCGCCGAACAGGCCCTCAAGATCCTCGGCGGCCTCACCCGCCCCGACCCCGAAAAAGCCTTGTTCGCCGCCCACGGCCTCGCATGGGCCATGGCCGAAACGAGCATCCTCGCGCACGGCGCGCTGATCCCCACCGAGAACCGCTACCTCCGCACCGCCCACGACGCCGAACCCGATCCCCAATGGCGCGCCGCCTTCTGGGACGCGTTCGGCTTCACGCCCCTGAACGCCACGGGCCGCGCGCGCGCCGCCCTGCACCTCTACACCCGCGCCCTCCACCTGCACGGCCACCACCTCACGAACGACGAGCGCCGCATCACCGCCCACGTCACGCGCCTGGCCGCGCGTTCCCCACGCTCCGGCGCCTGACCGTGCGAACGCCGCGACCCCTCGGCACGCCGCCACCGGCAGCCTCGGCGGAACGACGCACACCTCGCTCATCTCTCCTGCAGTGGTGAGGCCTGACAGCCACGCCACTGCACGTTGAATATCGCCGTCACACGGCTTCGGGTCAGACTCAGAACCTTCTCCTCAGCTCGCACCACGTCTTGCGCGTGGTGGTGTGGTCAGCAACGCCGGTAATCAGGGCGCCGTGGCCGCACACGCGCCCGCGTATGCCGCACTGACCCGCGCAGTCACCCGCCCGCGCTCGCGTTTCAGAAAGAGAGACACTCCTTTCGGCACCCCGCACAACGTCCGGCTCAGGAGGGGGAGCCATTCCTCATCGGGTGCATCTGGGTTGCGGCCCTGCTCGCGGAGACGCTGAGTCTCCACACGGAGCGCCTCCCGAAGGGATTGCCGTCCCCGAACCTGCAGCCCCGGGCGTTTCCTGAGTGCCGTGTCCAGGTGCTCCGTCACCACCGCGAGCGGGGCCGCGGAAGACGCGCACAGGTACGTGTACGGACACCCTTGCACCTGCAGGCCCGCTTCCTGCAGGGCGACGGCCAGCGCGTCGCGAAACGCTTCTGTGCGCGCTTGCGTGGACCGGAACAGCGGTTCCGAGGTGAGCCCGGACGCGTCCAGCAACCACTGCAGGCGCAGCGGCGCACGCGTGGCGGTCTGCTGTGCCGCACGGTCCGCATACACCCAGAACACCGGACGGTGATCCGAATCCTCGAACGTGAGCACCAGATCATCGGCCGTGCGGTACTGCGAAGTACCCGGCGAACACCCGCTCCAGCCGCGCCTGCACAGCTGCGTCCTTGATGTTGAGCGGCTTCGGGGTCCGCACGTGCACCGAGAAGCCAACATGGCCATTCCCGAGCGGCCCATACGACGACGTCCACTGCGCCCTGGTGACGCCGAAGCCGTCCTCCAGGGTCTCGGCAAGAGTCCCGAAGATGCGTGGAACAACTTCAATCGGCATACCCAGCAGGCGGTCGTTGTCGTACGCGCGCAGATCACTGCCCATGAACAGCCCCGCCAGAATCAGCACGACGCCGAGCAGGAACGGCAGGGTGTACCAGGGCCGCGCGCGCCGGTTCGTCATGCCTGCATTTTAGGAACCGGCCCTGGCGAACGTGCCGCAACCTGACACGCGCTCCGGGCGAGCGCCTATCCTCAGGGGCATGGCTGTTCACGTCGCTGGCACGACCGTTACGTTCACGCCGCCCGCCGGGGCGACCGCCCTCGTGGGCGACTTCACCGACTGGAAGAAGAAACCCCCCCTGCCTGTGGTGGGCGGCGCGCCCCTCGTCCTGAGCCTCCCGCGTGATTCGTGGACGGAGTACGCGTGGCTGGGCGCGGACGGGAAGCCGTTCGCGGACCCGGACAATGCGCAGCGGAGCCTGAACCCGTGGTGGCCGTACCCGCGGGCCGTGCAGGTGGGAACGTTCCCGCAGCATCCAATCTGGAGCGCGCCGGAGCCGGAGGCGCGCGGCACGATCACGCGCGTCACGTGGGAGGGGGGGGTGTTCCCGGGAACGCGCCGCGCGGTGGTGTACACGCCGCCCGGGTACGTGCCGGGCGTGCCGCTGCCGGTGTACTACGTGCAGGACGGCGTGGCGTTCTACCGCACGGGGAAGCTGGCGGAGCTGATGGACCGGGCGCTCCACGCGGGCGCGGTGACGCCGTGCGCGTTCGCGTTCGTGGAGCCGGGCGACCGCAGCGAGGAGTACTACCTGAATGACCGGTACCTGGACTTCCTGACGGCGGAGGTGTTCCCGCGCGTGGAAGGGGAGCTCGTGGTGGCGGGCGAGCGTGGGCTGTGGGGGGCGTCGCTGGGTGGCCTGATCAGCCTGCATCTGGGCAGCGCGCACCCGGAGCTGTTCGCGCGGGTGGTGAGTCATTCGGGGGCGTTCATTGCGAGCCGCGCCGCGGCGGCGCGCGGCGAGGTGGACACGACGACCGCTGGCGAGGAACTGCTGGAGCGCCTGCGGCGCGAGCCGCCCACGCACCTGCGCCTGAGCCTGGACACCGGCACGCTGGAGTGGCTGCTCGCGCCGAACCGGCGCATGGCGGCGCTCGTGGCGGACCTGGGGTTGCCGCACCAGTACCGGGAGTACGCGAGTGGGCACAACTGGGTGACGTGGCGCGCGGCGCTGACGGAGGCGCTGCTGTACATGCAGGGGGTGTGACGCGCGGCGGAATTCTCACCCTGGTGTGGGCGGCGGCGTGTCAGGATGCGCGCAGTCATGCGCGCCCTCCTGCTTGCTGCCGCCCTGGGCTTCGCGCCCGCGTCCGCCCTGACCTTCACGAACCCGCTGAGTACGACCACGCTGCTGGACCGCCCGGAGGACTTCGCCCGCGCGGCGCTGAACGGCGTGGTCCTTCAGGACGGCACGCTGCGGGCCAGCGGCGCGTCCGGGACGGTGACGTTGCCGGCGCAGGCCGCCGCGGCGTTCGATGAGCTGATTCCGTCGTGGAACGCGGTGACGCCCGCGTCCGCGAGCGTGACGGTGGAGGCGCGCGCGCAGGTGGGTGGGCGCTGGACGCGGTACTACAGTTTCGGCACGTGGACGAGCGCGCCTCAGCGCAGCAGCCTGGACGGTCAGGAGGACGCCACCGGGCAGGTCCTGACGGACACGCTGCGCCTGAACCAGAAGGCCACGGCGTACCAGCTGCGCGTGACGCTGCGCGGCGCCGCGCGCCTGGCGCGCCTGGCGGTGAACACCAGTGACCGCGCGCGCCGCACGGCGGGGGCGGGGCAGGCGAGTGACCACGCGGCGTGGGGCACGGTCCTGAACGTGCCGCAGCGTTCGCAGATGCTGTACCCGGACGGGGGGGAGGTATGGTGCAGCCCGACCAGCACCAGCATGCTGCTCGCGTACCACGGGGTCAACGTCACCGTCCCGGACGCGGCGCGGGCCACCTTCGACCGGGCGTACGACGGCACCGGCAACTGGCCGTTCAATATGGCGTTCGCGGGCGAGCGGGGCTTGCGGGCGTTCGTGACGCGCCTCCCGAGTCTCGCGGCGGCGGAGGCGTACGTGCGCGCCGGGTTGCCGGTGGGCGTGAGCCTCGGCTGGAAGCGCGGCGAGCTGCCGGGCGCGGCCATTCCCGAGTCGAGCGGGCACCTGATGGTCCTCGTGGGGTTCGACCGCGCGGGCAACCCGGTCCTGAACGACCCGGCCGCGCCCACCGACGCGGGCGTGCGCCGCACGTACCCGCGCGCCGCGTTCGAGCGGCTGTGGCTCGCGCACTCCGGCGGCCTCACGTACGTCGTCACGAAGCCCGGCGCGCCCCTCCCGCAGTGACGCGCGCGTGAACTTCCCGTTCCGCTGCCCGGCGTGTGACGCCGCCACGACCGTCCCGTACGCCGACACCGGCATGCATGACGTGCGCTGCGCCAGCTGCCGCGCGCGGTACGCGCTGTACCTGCGGCAGCACAAGTTCGAGACGCTGTTCGATTTCGGGGCGCGCGCCCTGCTGGACGGGTACGGGCGCGAAGCGACGCTGAACTTCGCCAGCAGCCTGGAGCGCGCGCTGGAGTTCTACCTGCGCGCCACGACGCTGGAACGCGCCGCCGGCACCGACGCGCCGCTGGAGGACGCGCAGGCGGCGCTGGACGCCACGTGGCGCACGGTCGCCAGCCAGAGCGAACGGCAGCTGGGCGCGTTTGCGTTCGCGTACCTCACGCGTGAGGGCCGCGCGCCGGACTTCCTCACGCCGGGCGCGCTCGGCACGGACTTCCGCAACCGCGTCGTGCACCGCGGGTACATCCCCACGCGCGCCGAGGTGGACGCGTACGCCGAGAAGGTCTACGCGATCACCACGCGACTGCTGCGCGACCTCGGGGACGCCGTCACGCACGCGCAGCTGGAGCAGGAACGCGCGTTCGAGGCGCACCTGCTCGCCCTGCCGGACGACGTACAGCCGGTCTTTCTGGAGCACAGCGGCATCCTGCGCGCGGCGAGGCACGCCACGCACGGCGCCCCGGTCGCGGCGCCCGCCAACGACCCGGGCGCGTTCGCGCGGGTGCTGCAGGAACGCGCACCGCTGATCGAGCGGCTGTTCACCAAGATGCCGAAGCGCCACTGACGCGCGTGCCGTACGCTGAGCCGCATGCGCCACGTCCTTGAGGTCTTTGGGGTGTTCCTGCGGCTGGGCCTCACGAGTTTCGGCGGGCCGGTCGCGCACCTCGGGTACTTCCGGGAGGCGTTCGTGACGCGGCGCGCATGGCTGACGGACGCAGCGTACGCGGACCTCGTGGCGCTCGCGCAGTTCCTGCCGGGCCCCGCGAGCAGTCAGGTGGGCATGGCGCTCGGGTGGTTGCGGGCCGGGTGGGGCGGGCTGGTGGCGGCGTGGCTGGCGTTCACGCTGCCGAGCGCCCTGCTGATGTTCGCATTCGCGCTGGGCGTGGGGCGCCTGGGCGCCACGGGCGGGTGGGCGCACGGGCTGATGCTGGCGTCCGTGGCGGTCG encodes:
- a CDS encoding nucleotidyltransferase domain-containing protein, which gives rise to MNALLRTLTAALANERGTRAVLLVGSHARGDHDPYSDLDLQVLTDNEDAPHTQLSMHGDTLVTISRATPHAREAAFTDPTTAAWNILPLRTAQPLHDPDGVYATLRARAEAFTWASVVGAAHARMRERLTHSAEQALKILGGLTRPDPEKALFAAHGLAWAMAETSILAHGALIPTENRYLRTAHDAEPDPQWRAAFWDAFGFTPLNATGRARAALHLYTRALHLHGHHLTNDERRITAHVTRLAARSPRSGA
- a CDS encoding alpha/beta hydrolase codes for the protein MAVHVAGTTVTFTPPAGATALVGDFTDWKKKPPLPVVGGAPLVLSLPRDSWTEYAWLGADGKPFADPDNAQRSLNPWWPYPRAVQVGTFPQHPIWSAPEPEARGTITRVTWEGGVFPGTRRAVVYTPPGYVPGVPLPVYYVQDGVAFYRTGKLAELMDRALHAGAVTPCAFAFVEPGDRSEEYYLNDRYLDFLTAEVFPRVEGELVVAGERGLWGASLGGLISLHLGSAHPELFARVVSHSGAFIASRAAAARGEVDTTTAGEELLERLRREPPTHLRLSLDTGTLEWLLAPNRRMAALVADLGLPHQYREYASGHNWVTWRAALTEALLYMQGV
- a CDS encoding peptidase C39 family protein — translated: MRALLLAAALGFAPASALTFTNPLSTTTLLDRPEDFARAALNGVVLQDGTLRASGASGTVTLPAQAAAAFDELIPSWNAVTPASASVTVEARAQVGGRWTRYYSFGTWTSAPQRSSLDGQEDATGQVLTDTLRLNQKATAYQLRVTLRGAARLARLAVNTSDRARRTAGAGQASDHAAWGTVLNVPQRSQMLYPDGGEVWCSPTSTSMLLAYHGVNVTVPDAARATFDRAYDGTGNWPFNMAFAGERGLRAFVTRLPSLAAAEAYVRAGLPVGVSLGWKRGELPGAAIPESSGHLMVLVGFDRAGNPVLNDPAAPTDAGVRRTYPRAAFERLWLAHSGGLTYVVTKPGAPLPQ